Proteins encoded within one genomic window of Raineyella fluvialis:
- a CDS encoding sensor histidine kinase, which produces MRQMFGRLSTRLLLSHLSVAVVGAGVAFLLVRLLAPVDFARRAGVVAGGAGPGPGAGSANAGRGRLLLEAFDAAINQALVVGLVAAVVVATLLAWLMVRRLLRPLDRVRTTTRALAGGDYATRVSVPREVELARLAEDINALGGALQESEARRVRLIGEVAHEMRTPLTVIDGYVEGMIDGVFAATPDRLAAVSDEARVLRRLAEDLSALSRAEEGRLSLAPATFDLTALVAETGRRLAPQFEDARVDLALVPAPPLTVSADPDRIGQVVTNLLGNALRACSPGDTVTLGIDAADGHAVVTVEDTGRGIAPAELPRIFERFYRVPDATTGTRTGTGSGIGLTISRSIARAHGGDVVAASPGPGLGSTFRLLLPLT; this is translated from the coding sequence ATGAGGCAGATGTTCGGCCGATTGAGCACGCGCCTGCTGCTGTCCCATCTGTCGGTGGCCGTGGTGGGGGCGGGCGTGGCCTTCCTGCTCGTGCGGCTGTTGGCCCCGGTGGACTTCGCCCGGCGGGCGGGAGTCGTGGCCGGAGGAGCCGGGCCGGGTCCCGGAGCGGGCTCGGCCAACGCGGGCCGGGGACGGCTCCTGTTGGAAGCCTTCGACGCGGCGATCAACCAGGCCCTCGTCGTCGGTCTGGTGGCGGCCGTGGTGGTGGCGACACTGCTGGCCTGGCTGATGGTGCGCAGGTTGCTGCGGCCGCTGGACCGGGTACGGACGACGACCCGGGCGCTGGCCGGCGGCGACTACGCCACCCGCGTGTCGGTGCCGCGGGAGGTCGAACTCGCCCGGCTGGCCGAGGACATCAACGCCCTGGGTGGCGCATTGCAGGAGTCCGAGGCCCGGCGGGTCCGACTGATCGGTGAGGTCGCCCATGAGATGCGTACGCCCCTGACGGTGATCGACGGCTATGTCGAGGGGATGATCGACGGCGTCTTCGCGGCGACGCCGGACAGGTTGGCGGCGGTGTCCGACGAAGCCCGGGTGCTGCGCCGGCTGGCGGAGGACCTCTCCGCCCTGTCCCGCGCCGAGGAGGGACGGCTGTCCCTGGCTCCGGCGACGTTCGATCTGACCGCCCTCGTCGCGGAGACAGGGCGCCGGCTGGCACCCCAGTTCGAGGACGCCCGCGTGGACCTTGCCCTCGTTCCGGCGCCGCCTCTGACGGTGAGTGCCGACCCGGATCGGATCGGTCAGGTCGTCACAAACCTGCTCGGTAACGCTCTTCGCGCGTGCTCGCCGGGGGACACGGTGACACTCGGCATCGATGCCGCCGACGGGCATGCGGTCGTCACCGTGGAGGACACGGGCCGCGGCATCGCCCCGGCGGAGCTGCCCCGGATCTTCGAGCGGTTCTACCGCGTGCCCGACGCGACGACCGGGACTCGGACGGGGACCGGGTCCGGGATCGGGCTGACCATCTCGCGCAGCATCGCCCGCGCCCATGGCGGCGACGTGGTCGCCGCATCACCCGGTCCCGGCCTGGGATCGACCTTCCGCCTGCTGCTACCGCTGACATGA